One stretch of Streptomyces sp. 135 DNA includes these proteins:
- a CDS encoding AraC family transcriptional regulator, translating into MNPTPAPAGTTERHTAAETCAPDGRGDPDGSGRPTRPTHDHTLGFLRVSTFRGTDPSVVHVAAEHASGPQLLLGLHNQGEATLVRRGSRGVVCRAGEIFAHAGAEPVALRESAEYELHLIRISRRALTLTDDQVRELSDRAPFADGPVASLLGTLLRQLVETLPGRAPRTALRLAGAVAELVALLGVEDADPGPQGRHALVRRLRAYVDAHLWDRDLTPAAVAEAQHISIRYLHKLFEGHGSTVGRWIQHRRLEEARRELARPGRADITVSAVARRWGFASATHFSRSFRAAYGMSPSDWRDGRTKASVGSGHGTG; encoded by the coding sequence ATGAACCCGACGCCCGCACCCGCCGGTACCACGGAGCGACACACCGCCGCGGAGACCTGTGCCCCCGATGGGCGGGGCGACCCGGACGGCTCCGGCCGCCCCACCCGACCGACGCATGACCACACGCTCGGTTTCCTCCGGGTGAGCACGTTCCGGGGAACGGATCCGTCCGTCGTCCACGTCGCCGCCGAGCACGCCAGCGGCCCGCAGCTGCTGCTGGGCCTCCACAACCAGGGCGAGGCGACGCTCGTCCGCCGGGGGAGTCGTGGCGTGGTCTGCCGCGCCGGGGAGATCTTCGCCCACGCCGGAGCCGAGCCCGTCGCCCTGCGCGAGTCGGCGGAGTACGAGCTGCACCTGATCCGGATCTCGCGCCGCGCCCTCACCCTGACCGACGACCAGGTACGCGAACTGAGCGACCGGGCGCCGTTCGCCGACGGTCCGGTGGCCTCCCTGCTCGGCACGCTGCTGCGGCAGCTGGTCGAGACCCTGCCCGGGCGCGCGCCACGGACGGCGCTCCGGCTGGCGGGCGCCGTCGCGGAGCTGGTCGCCCTGCTGGGCGTCGAGGACGCGGACCCCGGGCCGCAGGGTCGCCACGCACTGGTGCGCCGGCTGCGCGCGTACGTCGACGCGCACCTCTGGGACCGGGACCTGACGCCCGCGGCCGTCGCCGAGGCCCAGCACATCTCGATCCGCTATCTCCACAAGCTCTTCGAGGGCCACGGCAGCACGGTCGGCCGGTGGATCCAACACCGCCGCCTGGAGGAAGCGCGGCGGGAGCTGGCCCGGCCGGGGCGCGCCGACATCACGGTCTCCGCGGTCGCCAGACGCTGGGGCTTCGCCAGCGCCACGCACTTCAGCCGCAGCTTCCGCGCGGCGTACGGGATGTCGCCCAGCGACTGGCGCGACGGCAGGACCAAGGCGTCGGTGGGGTCCGGTCACGGCACGGGGTGA
- a CDS encoding LuxR family transcriptional regulator, which translates to MTDAGDGTPLVGRRRERALLERALESARTGTGGSATVLRGDPGIGKSALLDWTAVRADSDGFTVLRAAGHEPEVGIAFGALHQVLRPLWENARALPRPQLAALERVLGLREGLPPSGFMVGAAVLALLAEAARRGPVLILVDDLHWVDSSSVAVFVFLHQRIADLRVVMVCASRADGSAPEGWPATAVDVGVLSEADSRALLRHWHPGLAASTTERVMAEAAGNPLALAELPGQLAYGHRRGVLPLPERLPLGRRLETLFARRLCALPADARRLLLLTALDGADAAGSGTIREPGQRHTEQLLDRIEASGLARLDGTGRLVFRHPLVRSAVIAYSERAERRDAHRTLAGRLRADDPRRLLHEASAAEGPDEPLAARLQEAGARIALRGGDAEGALLLEKAAALGSGPDARARRLTWAAVMSARGGRLAYAAKLVRELRQGQVPDDIAPLFAYAVVYVDQSHHVDFASSIELLPDALAALTAPGAPDHGDLVEQMFFKLLLAASYTGDARGWQALERYTAHVSPAARLCHRAWADPPRTAHGAEAELRALTARMTAGREAGAAWLVLWTAAAVDAADAGLWRLFGGEHAYATQGSVAKARCHQAFLRGDWEAAEDCPAAADLAEEAGYHCNALLFRHYFAHFLAGRGDLGGLREVRERIEPVAAKARMRFVTDHLDRLEALALSAHGRYEEAYVRLCGLMAPGELPRGLSWFHLPFFDLVVAAVRTGRRAAARAHVAAGRAARMDGVSAHHAFLLAAATAVAAHDGEADAAYAAAYAVPGSCQWVFDLARLRVAHGSWLRGRGRGVEATEALRAARRTFRALDASPWVEQCEAGLRAAEGPLALPPEAAGAAALTPQELRVARLVASGLTNKEVGAALHVSPRTVGAHLYRIFPKLGISSRAALARALPDG; encoded by the coding sequence ATGACGGACGCGGGCGACGGAACGCCGCTCGTGGGCCGGCGGCGCGAACGCGCGCTGCTGGAGCGGGCCCTGGAGAGCGCCCGTACCGGCACGGGCGGCTCGGCGACCGTGCTGCGGGGCGATCCCGGCATCGGGAAGAGCGCGTTGCTGGACTGGACGGCCGTGCGCGCCGACAGTGACGGCTTCACCGTCCTGCGGGCCGCGGGACATGAGCCGGAGGTCGGCATCGCCTTCGGGGCGCTGCACCAGGTGCTGCGGCCCCTGTGGGAGAACGCACGCGCGTTGCCCCGCCCCCAACTGGCCGCGCTCGAACGGGTCCTCGGCCTGCGGGAGGGCCTCCCCCCGAGCGGCTTCATGGTCGGCGCGGCGGTATTGGCCCTCCTCGCCGAGGCGGCGCGCCGCGGGCCGGTGCTGATCCTCGTGGACGACCTGCACTGGGTGGACTCCTCCAGCGTCGCCGTCTTCGTCTTCCTGCACCAGCGGATCGCCGATCTGCGGGTGGTCATGGTGTGCGCGAGCCGGGCCGACGGCTCGGCCCCGGAGGGCTGGCCCGCGACGGCGGTCGACGTCGGAGTGCTCTCCGAGGCGGACTCCCGCGCCCTGCTGCGGCACTGGCACCCGGGCCTCGCGGCCTCGACCACGGAGCGGGTGATGGCCGAGGCAGCGGGCAACCCCCTGGCCCTGGCCGAGCTGCCGGGGCAGCTGGCGTACGGGCATCGCCGGGGCGTGCTGCCACTGCCCGAGCGGCTGCCGCTGGGCCGGCGGCTGGAGACGCTCTTCGCGCGGCGGCTGTGCGCGCTCCCCGCGGACGCGCGAAGGCTGTTGCTCCTCACGGCCCTCGACGGTGCCGACGCCGCCGGCAGTGGCACCATCCGCGAGCCCGGACAGAGGCATACGGAACAGCTCCTGGACCGGATCGAGGCGAGTGGCCTCGCCCGGCTGGACGGCACGGGACGGCTGGTCTTCCGCCATCCGCTGGTGCGCAGCGCGGTGATCGCCTACTCCGAGCGGGCCGAACGGCGGGACGCGCACCGGACGTTGGCGGGGCGGCTGCGTGCGGACGACCCGCGCCGCCTGCTGCACGAGGCGTCCGCCGCCGAGGGACCCGACGAGCCCCTCGCCGCGCGCCTTCAGGAGGCGGGGGCCCGCATCGCGCTGCGCGGTGGTGACGCGGAGGGCGCCTTGCTGCTCGAAAAGGCGGCGGCCCTCGGCTCCGGTCCCGACGCTCGCGCGCGGCGGCTGACCTGGGCGGCCGTGATGTCGGCCCGGGGCGGACGCCTCGCGTACGCGGCGAAGCTGGTGCGGGAGCTGCGGCAGGGGCAGGTGCCCGACGACATCGCGCCGCTGTTCGCCTACGCGGTCGTGTACGTCGACCAGAGCCACCACGTCGACTTCGCGTCGTCCATCGAGCTGCTGCCCGACGCCCTGGCCGCGCTGACCGCTCCCGGCGCCCCTGACCACGGTGACCTCGTCGAGCAGATGTTCTTCAAGCTGCTGCTGGCCGCGTCGTACACGGGCGACGCCCGCGGCTGGCAGGCCCTGGAGCGGTACACGGCGCACGTCTCCCCCGCCGCCCGGCTGTGTCACCGCGCCTGGGCGGATCCACCGCGTACGGCACACGGGGCCGAGGCGGAGCTGCGCGCGCTGACGGCGCGCATGACGGCCGGCCGGGAGGCGGGCGCCGCCTGGCTGGTGCTGTGGACGGCGGCTGCCGTGGACGCGGCGGACGCCGGGCTGTGGCGGCTCTTCGGCGGGGAACACGCGTACGCCACGCAGGGTTCCGTCGCCAAGGCGCGGTGCCACCAGGCCTTCCTGCGGGGCGACTGGGAGGCCGCCGAGGACTGCCCGGCGGCGGCCGACCTGGCGGAGGAGGCGGGCTATCACTGCAACGCCCTGCTGTTCCGCCACTACTTCGCCCACTTCCTGGCGGGCCGCGGTGACCTGGGCGGGCTGCGCGAGGTGCGGGAGCGGATCGAGCCCGTCGCGGCCAAGGCCCGGATGCGGTTCGTGACGGACCACCTGGACCGTCTGGAAGCGCTCGCCCTCAGCGCCCACGGCCGGTACGAGGAGGCGTACGTGCGGCTGTGCGGCCTGATGGCGCCGGGTGAGCTGCCGCGCGGCCTGTCCTGGTTCCACCTGCCCTTCTTCGACCTCGTCGTGGCGGCCGTGCGCACCGGCCGCCGGGCGGCGGCGCGGGCGCATGTGGCCGCGGGCAGGGCGGCGCGGATGGACGGCGTCTCCGCGCACCACGCCTTCCTGCTGGCCGCGGCGACGGCGGTGGCGGCCCACGACGGTGAGGCCGACGCGGCCTATGCGGCGGCCTACGCCGTGCCGGGGTCCTGCCAGTGGGTGTTCGACCTGGCGCGACTGCGCGTTGCGCACGGCTCCTGGCTGCGTGGCCGGGGGCGGGGCGTCGAGGCGACGGAGGCGCTACGGGCCGCCCGCCGCACCTTCCGCGCGCTGGACGCCTCCCCGTGGGTGGAGCAGTGCGAGGCCGGACTGCGGGCGGCCGAGGGACCGTTGGCCCTGCCGCCGGAGGCTGCGGGCGCTGCGGCGCTCACCCCGCAGGAACTGCGCGTCGCCCGTCTCGTGGCCAGCGGGCTGACCAACAAGGAGGTCGGCGCCGCGCTGCACGTCTCCCCGCGCACGGTGGGCGCGCACCTCTACCGGATCTTCCCCAAGCTGGGGATCTCCTCGCGGGCCGCGCTGGCCAGGGCGCTGCCGGACGGCTGA
- a CDS encoding LuxR family transcriptional regulator, which translates to MRGGPVAGGEGGAEDLAGRDDQLAAIDAALAGITAVGTSVLLRGDPGMGKTALLKVAETKARNAGLRVLRMTGAEAEAGLPFAALHQVLWPLLDDTQALTAEQRDALENALGVREGMPPEGFTVAGAALTLLAHAAARRPVVVLLDDLQWADPSSVAVFGYLRRHLAPLPVVLVGATRHAGHPSGDAHTPEGNGDAESLPGRVIDLEPLDERQAKRLLRTLHPWLPDTAHPRVLRAAGGNPLALRELPAQIRRTAPDHPALLAAPATADGTEPFDELPLGTRLGSLYEDGLRALPDSTRHMLLVAAVGGSFAQRVSALRDMARDGATTPWTEIHRRIDASGLARVDLMRDLVLFRHPLVRACLVHIASPAERRAAHRLLAQALPAASPQRITHLAAATVGTDARLAELLHAQADGMAAQGGDAEAAGMMARAAGLTPDPATRAARLVTASGMAARGGRLRLAVELLAGAEAEARPEKPEPAAPYAFALAYTRLQLDGDPTPALELLPGALELPASPEGREHRAGLLEPMLFMLIVVAVHTGEERAWAAVDRHAGDATEPAALCRRAWAGPSPDQGTAGARAGAAPAVDPDDVPQRLREAVAALPADRETPAAWLLLWAAAAIDAVGEHAALASPFVRHHAFATQAFIESLRAHDDFLHGRWDASLATARDGAKTSAAHGYAFNEMLFLQNAGQVLAARGDGEALAALEPVLGQAARERNMLRVAERLHGLRALCALGHGRAEDAWDHARSLTAPGVIPPRSAWFHLSLVDWIQAAVDSGHRPDALRHMRAVRAAGTARASAHHAFLVAVAEALAGEDGADQPFEAVYAFPGAERWPFPLARARLAHGARLRRRGVYGPAAARCRAALDTFTRLGTAPWAAQAAHELDTMRAESEPPDGTPPNHPLLSAQESRIAELAAQGLTNRQIGERLGLSPRTIGAHLYKVFPKLGITTRAGIARALEETRAGGAQGGPRGASQPSGSALASAAREEIPSLGKIR; encoded by the coding sequence ATGAGGGGCGGCCCGGTGGCCGGAGGCGAGGGCGGAGCCGAGGACCTCGCGGGACGGGACGATCAGCTCGCCGCCATCGACGCGGCCCTTGCCGGTATCACCGCCGTCGGAACGTCCGTCCTCCTGCGGGGCGACCCCGGCATGGGGAAGACCGCGCTCCTGAAGGTCGCCGAGACCAAGGCACGCAATGCCGGACTGCGTGTCCTGCGGATGACCGGCGCCGAAGCGGAGGCAGGGCTGCCGTTCGCCGCCCTGCACCAGGTGCTCTGGCCCCTGCTCGACGACACCCAGGCCCTCACGGCCGAACAACGCGACGCCCTGGAGAACGCCTTGGGCGTACGCGAGGGCATGCCGCCCGAAGGGTTCACCGTGGCGGGGGCCGCGCTCACCCTGCTCGCCCACGCCGCCGCCCGGCGCCCCGTCGTCGTACTCCTGGACGACCTCCAGTGGGCCGATCCGTCCAGCGTCGCCGTGTTCGGGTACCTGCGGCGGCACTTGGCGCCGCTGCCCGTCGTCCTCGTCGGCGCCACCCGGCACGCGGGGCACCCGAGCGGTGACGCCCACACCCCGGAGGGGAACGGGGACGCCGAGAGCCTGCCGGGCCGCGTCATCGACCTGGAGCCACTGGACGAGCGGCAGGCGAAACGGCTGCTGCGCACGCTCCACCCGTGGCTGCCCGACACCGCGCACCCGCGCGTGCTGCGCGCGGCCGGCGGCAACCCGCTCGCCCTGCGTGAACTGCCCGCGCAGATACGGAGAACGGCCCCCGACCACCCCGCGCTCCTCGCGGCCCCCGCCACGGCCGACGGCACCGAACCCTTCGACGAACTCCCGCTCGGCACCCGCCTCGGCAGCCTGTACGAGGACGGCCTGCGCGCCCTGCCGGACAGCACCCGCCACATGCTGCTGGTCGCGGCCGTCGGCGGCTCCTTCGCCCAGCGTGTCAGCGCCCTGCGGGACATGGCGCGGGACGGTGCGACGACGCCCTGGACGGAGATCCACCGGCGGATCGACGCGTCCGGGCTCGCGCGCGTCGACCTGATGCGGGACCTCGTGCTCTTCCGCCACCCGCTGGTGCGGGCCTGCCTGGTGCACATCGCCTCACCCGCGGAACGCCGCGCGGCGCACCGCCTGCTCGCCCAGGCCCTGCCCGCCGCGAGCCCGCAGCGGATCACGCACCTGGCGGCCGCCACCGTCGGTACCGACGCCCGCCTCGCGGAACTCCTCCACGCGCAGGCCGACGGCATGGCCGCGCAGGGCGGCGACGCCGAGGCCGCCGGCATGATGGCGCGCGCGGCGGGTCTCACCCCCGACCCGGCGACCAGGGCGGCGCGCCTGGTCACCGCCTCGGGCATGGCCGCCCGCGGTGGCCGGCTGCGCCTGGCGGTGGAACTCCTCGCCGGAGCCGAGGCCGAGGCCCGCCCGGAGAAGCCCGAACCCGCGGCCCCCTACGCCTTCGCGCTCGCCTACACCCGGCTCCAGCTCGACGGCGACCCCACCCCCGCGCTCGAACTGCTGCCCGGCGCCCTGGAACTGCCGGCGTCACCGGAGGGCAGGGAGCACCGCGCCGGACTGCTCGAACCGATGCTCTTCATGCTCATCGTCGTGGCCGTGCACACCGGGGAGGAGCGGGCGTGGGCAGCCGTCGACCGGCATGCCGGGGACGCCACGGAACCGGCGGCCCTGTGCCGGCGCGCCTGGGCCGGACCGTCTCCCGACCAAGGCACTGCCGGGGCCCGTGCGGGAGCCGCACCGGCGGTCGACCCCGACGACGTGCCGCAGCGGCTGCGCGAAGCCGTCGCGGCACTGCCGGCCGATCGCGAGACGCCCGCCGCCTGGCTGCTGCTGTGGGCGGCCGCCGCGATCGACGCCGTCGGTGAACACGCCGCGCTGGCCAGCCCTTTCGTACGGCATCACGCGTTCGCCACCCAGGCCTTCATCGAGAGCCTCCGCGCCCACGACGACTTCCTGCACGGCCGCTGGGACGCCTCCCTGGCCACCGCCCGCGACGGCGCGAAGACGTCCGCCGCCCACGGCTACGCGTTCAACGAGATGCTCTTCCTGCAGAACGCCGGGCAGGTCCTCGCCGCCCGCGGCGACGGCGAGGCGCTCGCCGCGCTGGAGCCCGTCCTCGGGCAGGCCGCGCGGGAGCGGAACATGCTCCGTGTCGCCGAGCGGCTGCACGGCCTCCGAGCGCTGTGTGCCCTCGGGCACGGCCGGGCCGAGGACGCGTGGGACCACGCGCGCTCCCTCACCGCGCCCGGCGTGATCCCGCCGCGCAGCGCGTGGTTCCACCTCTCCCTCGTCGACTGGATCCAGGCCGCCGTCGACAGCGGGCACCGGCCGGACGCCCTGCGTCACATGCGGGCGGTCAGAGCCGCGGGCACCGCCCGCGCATCGGCACACCACGCCTTCCTCGTGGCCGTCGCCGAAGCCCTCGCAGGCGAGGACGGCGCGGACCAGCCGTTCGAGGCGGTGTACGCCTTTCCCGGCGCGGAGCGGTGGCCCTTCCCCCTCGCCCGGGCCCGCCTGGCCCACGGCGCGCGGCTGCGGCGCCGGGGCGTGTACGGACCCGCGGCCGCCCGCTGCCGCGCCGCACTCGACACGTTCACCCGCCTCGGCACTGCGCCCTGGGCCGCACAGGCGGCCCACGAACTCGACACCATGCGGGCCGAGTCCGAGCCGCCGGACGGGACACCCCCGAACCACCCGCTGCTCTCCGCGCAGGAGTCGCGCATCGCCGAACTCGCCGCCCAAGGGCTGACCAACCGCCAGATCGGCGAGCGGCTCGGCCTGTCACCCCGCACGATCGGCGCGCACCTCTACAAGGTGTTCCCGAAGCTGGGCATCACGACCCGCGCCGGCATCGCCCGCGCCCTGGAGGAGACCCGGGCCGGCGGGGCCCAGGGCGGGCCCCGGGGCGCGTCTCAGCCGTCCGGCAGCGCCCTGGCCAGCGCGGCCCGCGAGGAGATCCCCAGCTTGGGGAAGATCCGGTAG
- a CDS encoding SDR family oxidoreductase has protein sequence MAEQGKVVVITGASSGVGRACAQRFASRGWSVVLAARRAAELEEVAAVCRKHRGARALVVPTDVTDARAVDHLARRAVTAFGRIDVWLNNASVAAFGSLDEIPPEVFRRVLDVDVMGYAHGARAALGVMREQGSGILINVSSVVGAAVVPYNIPYVISKAAVRALSGSLRQELRLAGRPGIHVCTVLPATMDTPFFGNAANYSGRKVLPMAPVYTAERAARTVLRLARRPRREAYVGPASRLLGIQAKLAPRLVERLLAHQMDRSHLSRKQPAEPTSGNVLRPLPEPAAVVGGWHGRRRTAVRRAGAAALAVGAVLAAGRRTRPGCGRK, from the coding sequence GTGGCGGAACAGGGCAAGGTCGTGGTGATCACCGGGGCGTCGAGCGGCGTCGGGCGGGCCTGCGCACAGCGGTTCGCGTCCCGGGGGTGGTCGGTGGTGCTCGCCGCGCGGCGGGCCGCCGAGCTCGAGGAGGTCGCCGCGGTGTGCCGGAAGCACCGTGGCGCGCGGGCGCTCGTGGTGCCCACGGACGTGACGGACGCCCGGGCCGTCGACCATCTCGCCCGCCGGGCGGTCACGGCGTTCGGACGGATCGACGTATGGCTGAACAACGCGTCGGTGGCCGCCTTCGGATCGCTCGACGAGATCCCGCCGGAGGTCTTCCGGCGGGTGCTCGACGTCGACGTCATGGGCTACGCGCACGGTGCGCGCGCCGCGCTCGGCGTGATGCGCGAACAGGGCAGCGGCATCCTGATCAACGTGTCCTCGGTGGTCGGGGCGGCCGTCGTGCCGTACAACATCCCCTACGTCATCTCGAAGGCGGCGGTTCGCGCGCTGAGCGGCAGCCTCCGCCAGGAACTGCGGCTGGCGGGCCGGCCCGGCATCCACGTGTGCACCGTGCTGCCCGCGACCATGGACACGCCGTTCTTTGGGAACGCCGCCAACTACTCGGGCCGCAAGGTGCTGCCCATGGCGCCCGTGTACACGGCCGAGCGAGCGGCACGGACGGTGCTCCGGCTGGCCCGTAGGCCCCGGCGGGAGGCCTACGTCGGTCCGGCGAGCCGGTTGCTCGGCATCCAGGCGAAACTGGCGCCCCGCCTCGTGGAGCGGCTGCTGGCGCACCAGATGGACCGCTCCCACCTCTCCCGGAAGCAGCCCGCCGAACCGACCTCAGGCAACGTACTGCGGCCGCTGCCCGAACCGGCGGCGGTGGTCGGCGGATGGCACGGGCGCAGGCGTACCGCGGTGCGGCGTGCGGGTGCGGCGGCCCTGGCCGTGGGGGCCGTCCTGGCGGCGGGCCGGCGAACTCGCCCCGGCTGCGGACGGAAGTAA
- a CDS encoding STAS domain-containing protein, producing MRARRALSASRLLHPGAALRLRRAGIARVHVTGRLARVALRGEITGREADELAAELRRLVRNGSRHLIVDLSEVTYLARESAGVFFGTLRALKEVEGSMALRGACPRSAATLHCLGLGRLTEVCGTAR from the coding sequence GTGAGAGCGCGACGCGCCCTGAGCGCGTCCCGGCTGCTGCACCCGGGCGCGGCGCTGCGACTGCGGCGCGCGGGCATCGCGAGGGTGCACGTCACCGGCCGCCTGGCCCGCGTGGCCCTGCGCGGCGAGATCACCGGCCGCGAGGCCGACGAGCTCGCCGCTGAGCTGCGCCGCCTCGTGCGCAACGGCTCCCGCCACCTCATCGTGGACCTGTCCGAGGTCACGTACCTTGCACGGGAGAGCGCGGGCGTCTTCTTCGGCACGCTGAGGGCCCTCAAGGAAGTGGAGGGCTCCATGGCGCTCCGAGGAGCCTGTCCGCGATCCGCTGCCACGCTGCACTGCCTGGGCCTTGGCAGGCTCACCGAGGTGTGCGGCACCGCGCGGTAG
- a CDS encoding cytochrome P450 yields MTTPPTAPVILDPTGTDRHGEHRRLRAHGPAVRVDILGVTAWSVTDPALLKKLLTSESVSKDARAHWPDFEEVVQSWPLALWVAVENMFTAYGADHRRLRRLVAPAFSARRIAALEHVVEAIVADLLDDLDALPSGEPVDLREHLAYPLPISVIGHLMGVPVGRRNAFRALVDGVFDTTLTAEQSTANTGRLYEALDQLIAAKRAEPGDDMTSLLITARDEEGDGGRLSDPELRDTLLLMISAGYETTVNVIDQAVAHLLAHPGQLDHIRAGRATWGDAVEETLRHEPAVKHLPLRFALSDISLPGGQVIAKGEAILASYAAANRHPDWHGETADTFDLTRVPKDHLAFGHGIHFCLGAPLARLEVATALRMLFDRFPGLELAVPVEELTPLASLISNGHQTLPVRLRPSAG; encoded by the coding sequence GTGACGACCCCACCCACCGCTCCCGTCATCCTCGACCCCACCGGCACCGATCGGCACGGCGAACACCGACGGCTGCGCGCTCACGGGCCCGCCGTACGCGTGGACATCCTCGGTGTGACCGCCTGGTCCGTCACCGACCCCGCGCTCCTCAAGAAGCTGCTGACCAGCGAGAGCGTCTCCAAGGACGCCCGCGCCCACTGGCCGGACTTCGAAGAGGTCGTCCAGAGCTGGCCGCTCGCCCTGTGGGTCGCGGTCGAGAACATGTTCACCGCCTACGGGGCCGACCACCGCCGACTGCGCCGCCTCGTCGCGCCCGCCTTCAGCGCCCGCCGCATCGCCGCCCTGGAACACGTCGTCGAGGCGATCGTCGCCGACCTCCTCGACGACCTCGACGCCCTCCCGTCGGGTGAGCCCGTCGATCTGCGCGAGCACCTCGCCTACCCGCTGCCGATCTCGGTCATCGGCCACCTCATGGGCGTCCCCGTCGGCCGACGGAACGCCTTCCGCGCTCTCGTCGACGGCGTCTTCGACACCACGCTGACCGCCGAGCAGTCCACCGCGAACACCGGTCGGCTCTACGAGGCGCTCGACCAGCTCATCGCCGCCAAGCGCGCGGAGCCCGGCGACGACATGACGTCCCTGCTCATCACCGCGCGCGACGAGGAGGGCGACGGAGGCCGCCTGTCCGACCCCGAGCTGCGCGACACCCTGCTGCTCATGATCAGTGCCGGATACGAGACGACCGTCAACGTCATCGACCAGGCCGTCGCCCACCTGCTCGCCCACCCCGGCCAGCTCGACCACATCCGGGCCGGCCGGGCCACCTGGGGCGACGCCGTCGAGGAGACGTTGCGCCACGAGCCGGCCGTCAAGCACCTGCCCCTGCGCTTCGCCCTCAGCGACATCAGCCTGCCCGGCGGGCAGGTCATCGCCAAGGGCGAAGCGATCCTCGCCTCCTATGCCGCCGCCAACCGGCACCCCGACTGGCATGGCGAGACCGCGGACACCTTCGACCTCACCCGCGTACCGAAGGACCACCTCGCCTTCGGCCACGGCATCCACTTCTGCCTCGGGGCGCCGCTCGCCCGCCTTGAGGTCGCCACCGCCCTGCGGATGCTCTTCGACCGGTTCCCGGGGCTGGAACTCGCCGTGCCCGTTGAGGAGTTGACGCCGCTTGCCTCCCTGATCAGCAACGGCCACCAGACCCTGCCCGTTCGCCTGAGGCCCTCGGCCGGTTGA
- a CDS encoding maleylpyruvate isomerase N-terminal domain-containing protein: protein MTSSNAADDARVGGAQVRESVAHCVTTLSDVPSAHWSALSGGLEWTRWETLEHLADDLLTYALRFGLAHPMAIPRVPLRISSDRPGGPGNVIFGDRSAGPEGLLSVVQACGGLLATAVDNADPTTLAPHVFGASDPEGFAAMGVVETLVHTYDIVEGLPYDGVPPEDLSRRALARLFPDVAVTDSASSTLLWATGRIELPGRPRRTNWRWYGEPSKPR from the coding sequence ATGACATCTTCCAACGCCGCAGACGACGCCCGGGTCGGCGGGGCGCAGGTGCGCGAGAGTGTCGCGCACTGCGTCACGACCCTCTCAGATGTTCCTTCGGCCCACTGGTCCGCCCTTTCCGGCGGCCTGGAGTGGACCCGCTGGGAGACCCTGGAACACCTCGCGGACGACTTGCTCACGTATGCGCTGCGCTTCGGGCTCGCGCATCCGATGGCGATCCCGCGCGTGCCCCTGCGCATCTCCAGCGACCGCCCCGGCGGGCCGGGCAACGTGATCTTCGGGGACCGGTCGGCGGGGCCCGAGGGGCTGCTGAGCGTGGTTCAGGCGTGCGGCGGGCTACTCGCCACCGCCGTGGACAACGCCGACCCCACGACACTGGCCCCACATGTCTTCGGTGCGTCGGATCCTGAGGGGTTCGCGGCCATGGGTGTGGTCGAGACCCTCGTCCACACGTATGACATCGTCGAAGGCCTCCCGTACGACGGTGTGCCACCGGAGGACTTGAGCCGACGGGCCCTCGCGCGGCTGTTCCCCGACGTGGCCGTCACGGACAGCGCTTCGTCCACCCTGCTCTGGGCGACCGGACGCATCGAGCTGCCCGGACGGCCCCGCCGTACGAACTGGCGCTGGTACGGGGAGCCGTCCAAGCCCCGGTGA
- a CDS encoding pentapeptide repeat-containing protein — protein MPINDVVPLEVRSADAQVALTGLGVLLLRPREQSWANLSVTDLRRADCDGLWLPEVNLDRSCMEGAGLYHANLTQASIVSVNLRHADLKTAVLRRARCVLADLRGARLVQTDLRDADFTEADLREANLRKADAGGAVLCRADLRLADLRGTDLGTADLRQTRMTGAPASEHTRWPVGFDHAAAGVVVTEDPGPEPSPLLQPPGITTQHPSLRSMP, from the coding sequence GTGCCCATCAACGACGTCGTGCCGCTGGAGGTCCGTTCCGCCGACGCCCAGGTGGCGCTGACCGGCCTCGGCGTGCTGCTGCTGCGACCCCGGGAGCAGTCCTGGGCCAACCTCAGCGTCACGGACCTGCGCCGCGCCGACTGCGACGGGCTGTGGCTGCCCGAGGTGAACCTCGACCGGTCCTGCATGGAAGGCGCGGGCCTCTACCACGCCAACCTGACGCAGGCCTCCATCGTCTCGGTCAACCTGCGTCACGCCGACCTCAAGACGGCGGTGCTGCGCCGGGCCCGCTGCGTGCTGGCCGACCTGCGGGGCGCCCGGCTGGTCCAGACCGACCTGCGCGACGCGGACTTCACCGAGGCCGACCTGCGCGAGGCGAACCTGCGCAAGGCCGACGCGGGTGGCGCCGTCCTCTGCCGGGCCGACCTGCGCCTGGCCGACCTGCGCGGCACCGACCTCGGCACGGCCGACCTGCGCCAGACACGTATGACCGGCGCGCCGGCCAGCGAACACACGCGCTGGCCGGTCGGATTCGACCACGCGGCCGCCGGCGTCGTCGTCACCGAGGACCCCGGCCCCGAACCGTCACCGCTGCTCCAGCCGCCAGGGATAACGACGCAACACCCATCCTTGCGGTCCATGCCGTGA